In Xiphophorus couchianus chromosome 8, X_couchianus-1.0, whole genome shotgun sequence, the following proteins share a genomic window:
- the sdad1 gene encoding protein SDA1 homolog has protein sequence MPGRQSNKLPNNLPQLQNLIKRDPQSYVDEFLQQYRHYQSNVAIFKLQPDKANKDLAELVMFLSQVAHCYTQQLSTFPLDLSELLRSYHTIIEPELRMTFCKALILLRNKDLIDPTILLELFFELLRCHDKLLRKTLYTHIVTDIKNINARHKNNKINTTLQNFMYTMLRDSNPIAAKISLDVMAELYKRNIWNDAKTVNVITTACFSKVTKILVGGLKFFLGKDEDEKNESDSESENEGTSARDLMIKYSTGKKTTKNKKKLEKAMKVLKKHKKKKKPEVFNFSAIHLIHDPQDFSEKLLKQLESSKERFEVKIMMMELISRLVGIHELFLFNFYPFIQRFLQPHQREVTKILLCAAQASHQLVPPEVIEPVIMTIANNFVTDRNSGEVMTVGINAIREVAGRCPLAINEDLLQDLTQYKTHKDKNVMMSARGLIQLFRNLNPQLLQKKDRGRPTEASKEAKIKDYGELEAKDYIPGAEVLEVEEENKEEDEDGWESASISDDDEDGEWVDVHHSSDEDAGEVAEKLQSIPAEERKAKAAAVSGSRLLTQDDFKKIRLAQMAKEVNAAPGKGQKRKMADSDNEEDKGELLTLRHIEKLHKKPKSDKETRLATAMAGRTDRKEFMKKRTKLNPHASTSNKEKRRKKNFMMMRHSQNVRTKGKRSFREKQLALQAALLKKKKQYK, from the exons ATGCCGGGGAGGCAAAGCAACAAATTACCCAACAACTTGCCGCAACTTCAGAATCTCATAAAGAGAGACCCGCAGTCGTATGTCGATGAG TTTCTCCAGCAGTACCGCCATTATCAGTCCAACGTGGCGATCTTCAAGCTGCAGCCTGACAAAGCCAACAAGGACTTGGCGGAGCTGGTCATGTTCCTGTCTCAG GTGGCTCACTGCTACACGCAGCAGCTGTCCACGTTTCCTCTGGACCTGTCTGAGTTATTAAGGAGCTACCACACTATCATAGAGCCAGAACTGCGAATG ACTTTCTGCAAGGCGCTGATTCTTCTGCGGAATAAGGATCTTATCGACCCCACAATCCTCCTGGAGCTCTTCTTTGAGCTGCTGCGGTGTCATGATAAACTTCTCAGGAAG ACTCTTTACACACACATCGTGACAGATATCAAAAACATCAACgcaagacacaaaaacaacaagatcAACACA ACCCTGCAGAACTTTATGTACACAATGCTGAGAGACAGTAACCCCATAGCGGCAAAGATCTCCTTAGATGTCATGGCTGAGCTTTACAAGAGGAACATATG GAATGACGCCAAAACGGTAAATGTCATTACAACAGCATGCTTCTCCAAGGTGACAAAG ATTCTCGTCGGAGGCCTAAAGTTCTTCCTGGGCAAAGATGAGGATGAAAAAAACGAGAGTGATTCGGAATCCGAG aacgaAGGAACGTCTGCAAGAGACCTGATGATAAAATACTCGACAGGCAAAAAaaccaccaaaaacaaaaagaagctggaaaaagCGATGAAAGTCCTCAAG AAacataagaaaaagaagaagcctGAAGTCTTCAATTTTTCAGCGATCCACCTCATTCACGATCCTCAAG ATTTCTCAGAGAAGCTCTTGAAGCAGCTGGAAAGCTCCAAGGAGCGCTTTGAGGTGAAGATTATGATGATGGAGCTCATCTCTCGTCTGGTTGGAATCCACGAG ctcttcctctTCAATTTCTACCCCTTCATCCAGAGGTTTCTGCAGCCGCATCAGAGAG AGGTTACAAAGATTCTGCTGTGTGCCGCCCAGGCTTCACACCAGCTGGTTCCACCTGAG GTCATTGAACCTGTGATCATGACTATTGCCAACAACTTTGTGACAGACAGGAACTCTGGGGAGGTCATGACTGTCGG CATCAACGCCATCAGAGAGGTGGCAGGCCGCTGCCCGCTCGCCATCAATGAGGATCTACTGCAGGACTTGACTCAGTACAAGACCCACAAGGACAAGA ATGTAATGATGTCTGCCAGAGGACTGATTCAACTGTTCAGAAATCTCAATCCACAGTTGCTGCAGAAAAAGGACAGG GGGAGGCCCACAGAAGCCTCCAAAGAGGCCAAAATAAAAGACTATGGAGAGCTTGAGGCTAAAGACTACATTCCTGGAGCTGAGGTcctggaggtggaggaggaaaacaaagaggaagatgaag ATGGTTGGGAGAGTGCTAGCATCAGTGACGACGACGAGGACGGAGAGTGGGTTGATGTTCACCACTCATCTGATGAAGACGCAGGAGAAGTG GCTGAGAAGCTCCAGAGTATTCCAGCTGAAGAGAGAAAAGCGAAGGCAGCGGCGGTCAGCGGCAGCCGGCTCCTCACTCAGGACGACTTCAAGAAAATCCGTCTGGCCCAAATGGCAAAGGAGGTCAATGCTGCTCCAGGGAAGggtcagaagaggaaaatggcAGACAGTGACAATGAAGAGGACAA AGGGGAGCTGCTGACCCTGAGACACATCGagaaactgcacaaaaaaccaaaatcagACAAAGAAACCCGACTTGCAACAGCCATG GCCGGACGAACGGATCGAAAGGAATTTATGAAGAAGCGGACCAAGCTGAACCCGCATGCCAGCACCAGCAACAaggaaaagaggaggaagaagaacttCATGATGATGAGACACAGTCAGAATGTCAGAACAAAAGGCAAACGCTCCTTCAGAGAGAAACAG ctcGCGCTCCAGGCTGCCCtcctgaagaagaagaagcagtaCAAGTAG